A portion of the Leptospira inadai serovar Lyme str. 10 genome contains these proteins:
- a CDS encoding VOC family protein yields MRPFKILGIQQVAVGGDSKDKLKNFWVDILGLESTGTYRSEKENVNEDILRMGKGPYAVEVDIMEPVDPSKSPKVNDPKLNHIGLWVDDIHKAVEWLTSKGVRFTPGGIRKGAGGHDVTFIHPKGNEEFPLCGEGVLIELVQAPTDVIKALG; encoded by the coding sequence ATGAGACCGTTTAAGATTCTCGGAATCCAGCAAGTTGCCGTCGGCGGGGATAGTAAGGATAAGTTAAAGAACTTTTGGGTGGATATTCTCGGCCTGGAAAGCACCGGAACATATCGTAGCGAAAAAGAAAACGTAAACGAAGATATTCTAAGAATGGGGAAAGGCCCGTATGCCGTCGAAGTGGATATTATGGAACCCGTAGACCCTTCAAAAAGTCCGAAAGTGAATGATCCTAAATTGAATCATATCGGACTGTGGGTGGACGATATTCATAAGGCGGTGGAATGGTTAACTTCAAAGGGAGTTCGTTTTACACCGGGTGGAATTCGAAAAGGCGCGGGAGGTCACGATGTGACTTTTATTCATCCGAAAGGAAACGAAGAATTTCCTCTCTGCGGCGAAGGAGTTCTGATCGAGCTCGTACAAGCTCCGACGGATGTGATCAAAGCATTAGGTTAA
- a CDS encoding MFS transporter — protein MSQPSSKKSLLRYIGLGELASCGGNAVLAFWMILGMAFFLFADQNLIAPNLRNIARSFGITEQKEIDWKMGGEIPIFFFVLGGLVSVNMGYLTQRFSRKALVVGTVLLGEIPCLLSGFAQTYNEFLLLRTLTGFGLGGSFPLLFSILGDYFSDKSRSIASGYLSLAMGLGVGVGQLFGGIIGQADLENGWRMSFIYMAAPSFFFMIVYALFCTEPARGRTEKEFTEIADLTTDEADVRLTWKDLRILFANKTNIGIFLQGIPGCVPWGVFFTFLADYYENDYGIPKASAAGLMTFAAIGIFIGTFFGGIIGQKLYNRNKSYMPIFCAVMVLLGTGPSVYLLHAGSAALQPAFIWINVITGFIIAVTGPNVRALILNVNTPKNRAAMFSLYNLTDDLGKGLGPAMAAIILGFVAERSTAFTIAVLFWIPCGLFWWIILKNFRQDEANVHKILSEEAQKLRRTA, from the coding sequence ATGTCCCAGCCATCTTCTAAAAAAAGCTTATTACGATATATCGGGTTAGGCGAACTCGCTTCCTGCGGAGGCAACGCAGTCCTGGCCTTTTGGATGATTTTAGGGATGGCGTTTTTCCTCTTTGCCGACCAAAATCTTATCGCACCCAACCTGCGGAATATAGCTCGCTCTTTTGGAATAACCGAACAAAAGGAAATCGATTGGAAAATGGGCGGAGAGATTCCGATTTTCTTCTTCGTCTTAGGAGGATTAGTCTCCGTAAACATGGGTTACCTGACCCAAAGATTTTCCAGGAAGGCCTTAGTGGTGGGAACCGTATTGTTAGGCGAAATTCCCTGTTTACTTTCCGGTTTTGCGCAGACTTATAATGAGTTCCTACTGCTTAGAACTTTAACAGGCTTCGGGCTAGGAGGAAGCTTTCCTTTATTGTTCTCCATCTTAGGGGATTATTTTTCGGACAAGTCCCGATCCATCGCCTCAGGTTATCTTTCGCTCGCAATGGGATTAGGAGTCGGCGTAGGTCAACTCTTCGGAGGAATTATAGGCCAAGCGGATTTAGAAAACGGATGGCGGATGAGTTTCATTTATATGGCGGCCCCTTCCTTCTTTTTTATGATCGTCTATGCCCTTTTTTGTACGGAACCTGCAAGAGGTAGAACCGAGAAGGAATTCACCGAAATAGCGGATTTGACGACCGACGAAGCGGATGTTCGTTTAACATGGAAGGATTTAAGAATATTATTTGCGAACAAGACCAATATCGGAATTTTTTTGCAAGGGATTCCGGGATGCGTACCTTGGGGAGTATTCTTTACATTTTTAGCGGACTATTACGAGAACGATTACGGAATTCCAAAAGCAAGCGCCGCCGGTCTTATGACGTTCGCGGCGATCGGAATCTTTATAGGAACATTCTTTGGCGGAATCATCGGCCAGAAACTTTATAATAGGAATAAATCTTATATGCCGATCTTTTGCGCGGTAATGGTCTTATTAGGAACAGGCCCTAGCGTTTATCTTCTTCACGCGGGTTCGGCAGCACTCCAACCGGCATTTATTTGGATAAACGTAATTACCGGATTTATTATAGCGGTGACGGGACCGAACGTGAGAGCCTTGATCCTAAACGTGAACACTCCCAAAAACAGGGCCGCCATGTTTTCGCTTTATAATCTCACCGATGACTTAGGAAAAGGATTAGGGCCGGCGATGGCCGCCATTATTCTAGGATTTGTCGCAGAGCGATCGACTGCCTTTACCATCGCGGTTCTTTTTTGGATACCCTGCGGTTTATTTTGGTGGATCATTTTAAAGAATTTCCGGCAGGACGAAGCGAATGTGCATAAAATCCTGTCCGAAGAAGCGCAAAAATTGCGGAGGACGGCTTAG
- a CDS encoding DUF1987 domain-containing protein, which produces MESLHIQQTKTSPEVILDSTKGVAEIIGESYPENAMAFYKPVFEWLNAMQVAGKHIQFRFQMDYFNTSSSKVIMDILDNLQKFHEKGGKVEVEWLYKEDDEDMQETGEEFSSDLSLSFRMKSYK; this is translated from the coding sequence ATGGAATCCTTACACATACAACAAACTAAAACTTCACCTGAAGTTATTCTAGATTCAACGAAAGGCGTAGCCGAGATTATAGGCGAGTCTTACCCGGAAAACGCGATGGCCTTTTACAAGCCGGTTTTCGAATGGTTAAACGCAATGCAGGTTGCCGGAAAACATATCCAATTCAGATTTCAAATGGATTATTTCAATACCAGCTCGTCGAAAGTGATCATGGACATTCTTGATAACCTTCAAAAATTCCACGAGAAGGGCGGAAAAGTCGAAGTAGAATGGCTCTACAAAGAAGACGATGAGGATATGCAGGAGACCGGCGAAGAATTTTCCTCCGATCTTAGTCTGTCCTTCCGGATGAAGTCCTACAAATAA
- a CDS encoding alpha/beta hydrolase has protein sequence MAYQHKEFYIQSSRDNTKLYCQAWIKPDANRVLVFNHGFGEHSGRYGNLINYFKDSDVSFYGLDMRGHGKSDGKRGHADTFELFVDDLADFVQEVRRREKKDKILLLGHSMGGVVVIRYALEGINQDYLHAVVASSPALKIPANTFQKFQIAVAGFLRKLSPDTTLDANLDVNLISRDPEVVKAYVEDPLVHGKISFSMGYELFQQGEIANKKAAILRTPILILHGLSDRIADPAGSLEFYNHLVYKNKRIKTYPGFYHETMNEVSPDKETVLKDIKEFLDSLVPEKTGQKKN, from the coding sequence ATGGCCTACCAACACAAGGAATTCTATATCCAATCTTCCCGAGACAATACCAAACTCTATTGTCAGGCTTGGATCAAACCCGATGCAAATAGGGTACTTGTGTTTAATCATGGATTCGGCGAGCATAGCGGAAGATACGGTAATTTAATAAATTATTTCAAAGATAGTGACGTAAGCTTTTACGGTTTAGATATGCGCGGTCATGGCAAATCGGACGGAAAGAGGGGGCACGCCGACACCTTCGAGTTATTCGTGGATGATTTGGCCGATTTTGTCCAAGAAGTTCGCCGTAGAGAAAAGAAGGATAAGATTCTGCTTCTGGGTCATTCCATGGGTGGGGTCGTAGTCATTCGATACGCCTTGGAAGGCATTAATCAGGATTATCTGCATGCAGTCGTAGCTAGTTCCCCGGCATTAAAGATTCCGGCGAATACGTTCCAGAAATTTCAAATCGCCGTGGCCGGCTTTTTACGCAAACTATCCCCAGATACGACTTTGGATGCGAATCTGGACGTTAACTTGATTAGTCGCGACCCCGAAGTGGTAAAGGCTTATGTGGAGGATCCCTTAGTTCATGGTAAGATATCCTTCTCGATGGGATACGAGCTTTTTCAACAGGGCGAGATCGCAAATAAGAAGGCGGCTATTTTGAGGACACCGATTTTGATTTTACACGGCCTCTCAGATAGGATTGCGGATCCGGCAGGAAGTCTCGAATTTTATAATCATTTAGTCTATAAGAATAAGAGAATTAAAACGTATCCCGGCTTTTATCATGAGACGATGAACGAGGTTTCCCCGGATAAGGAAACGGTGTTAAAAGACATTAAGGAATTTTTGGATTCATTGGTTCCCGAAAAGACCGGTCAAAAAAAAAATTAA
- a CDS encoding amidohydrolase family protein, with amino-acid sequence MEENQYKGQIIDAWAQPALVSMVQKLPEIASLFKRSGSGGYARKSLSPEETVDLLDEAGVEKVLLRAWCRPGQWVCTNDQIYEYTNRYPDRFVGIATVDLSKPVEAVKELRRAIKDLGFKGLFVLPWLWQLPPNHKLYYPLYVECIELGIPFCTQVGHTGPLMPSETGRPVPYLDEVALTFPTLKIVGGHLGFPWTDEMIGLCMKHQNVYIDTSAHLPSQYPKQLLDYMKTSGRSKVLFGTNFPHLEFNKCANQAAVLDLPDPSLKRFFYANAKRVFQI; translated from the coding sequence ATGGAAGAAAATCAGTATAAAGGTCAAATCATCGATGCTTGGGCTCAACCGGCCTTGGTTTCGATGGTTCAAAAATTGCCGGAGATCGCATCTCTCTTTAAACGATCCGGTTCGGGTGGCTATGCCCGAAAAAGTCTTTCGCCCGAAGAAACCGTCGACCTACTCGACGAGGCCGGAGTCGAGAAAGTATTGTTACGGGCTTGGTGCCGCCCGGGCCAATGGGTCTGCACGAACGATCAAATTTACGAATACACGAATCGATATCCGGATCGGTTTGTCGGAATCGCGACTGTCGATCTCTCAAAACCGGTGGAAGCCGTTAAAGAATTGAGGCGAGCGATCAAGGACCTAGGTTTTAAAGGACTATTCGTTCTTCCTTGGCTTTGGCAGCTTCCGCCCAACCATAAATTGTATTATCCCCTCTACGTGGAGTGTATAGAGTTAGGAATTCCCTTTTGCACCCAAGTAGGGCACACCGGTCCGCTGATGCCCTCGGAAACGGGAAGGCCCGTCCCCTATTTGGACGAGGTCGCCTTAACTTTCCCTACGTTAAAGATCGTAGGCGGCCATCTAGGGTTTCCTTGGACGGACGAGATGATAGGATTGTGCATGAAACACCAGAACGTTTACATCGACACTTCCGCGCATTTACCTTCTCAGTATCCGAAGCAGTTGCTGGACTATATGAAAACATCCGGAAGAAGTAAGGTTCTATTCGGTACGAATTTTCCCCATCTCGAATTTAATAAATGCGCAAATCAAGCGGCCGTTTTGGACTTACCGGATCCGTCTCTAAAAAGATTTTTTTACGCGAATGCGAAGAGAGTTTTTCAAATTTAA
- a CDS encoding SiaB family protein kinase gives MMDNEVINLFKSYKDASEYNLLVSFKGRLSQEVLTELGSMIRTSLSSESKIKKIFAVFIELAQNMLHYSAERQMNEEMKEAGVGILVVRENSIGYHVGSGNLVHNEKLEFLSERIQKINSMNKDELKSFYQQQLRSERPEDSKGAGVGLIDIARKSDGPLVFHFDSVDNKNSFFTISAFFTKEN, from the coding sequence ATGATGGACAATGAAGTCATAAATTTATTCAAAAGCTACAAGGATGCCAGTGAGTACAACCTGCTAGTGTCGTTTAAAGGCAGGCTGTCGCAGGAGGTCCTCACGGAACTTGGTTCCATGATTCGGACCTCCTTGAGTTCCGAATCCAAGATTAAAAAAATCTTCGCAGTATTTATCGAACTCGCGCAGAATATGTTACATTATTCGGCGGAGCGCCAAATGAACGAAGAGATGAAGGAGGCGGGTGTCGGGATTCTCGTAGTGAGGGAAAATTCGATTGGCTATCATGTTGGATCGGGAAATCTGGTCCATAACGAGAAGCTCGAGTTCCTATCGGAAAGGATCCAAAAGATCAACTCTATGAACAAGGATGAATTGAAATCCTTTTACCAGCAACAGCTCAGGTCGGAAAGACCCGAGGATAGTAAGGGAGCCGGGGTTGGATTAATAGATATTGCGCGGAAGTCAGACGGACCCCTTGTTTTTCATTTCGACTCGGTGGACAACAAAAACTCTTTCTTTACTATCTCCGCATTCTTTACGAAGGAAAACTAA
- a CDS encoding endonuclease/exonuclease/phosphatase family protein, producing MKILKNTLYTVLIAFALLLIAVYFSTFHPNAMEEVEVLCESNPPTVQKAKQLKILSWNVQYFAGKERVFWYDVPDESGPDTAPTSEEIRSTLKKVANVILEKSPDIILLQEVDDRARRTHGENQSERLLPLLGDLYPCRAEAFYWKAGFVPHPKILGSVGMKLVTLSKYKISTAIRHQLPLAELDPISNQFQLKRAVLQVDLPITEGGKFVALNTHLDAFSMGTDTMQKQVNFLAGLLSRLDEEKADWVLGGDFNLLPPGFKRSSLHPNGAFYYSDDEEIKPLFDKWSSGATPEELNGSDKEKFFTYYPNDPLIAKPDRTIDYIFFSKGLVKIFYSVIRSGDAAEASDHFPLEAVFRFIE from the coding sequence TTGAAAATCCTGAAAAATACATTATACACGGTGCTCATTGCATTCGCTTTGCTACTGATCGCGGTTTATTTTTCAACATTCCACCCGAATGCAATGGAGGAGGTGGAAGTCCTCTGCGAATCGAATCCGCCTACGGTGCAAAAGGCGAAACAATTAAAAATCCTTTCTTGGAATGTCCAATATTTTGCCGGCAAGGAAAGGGTCTTTTGGTACGACGTGCCCGACGAGTCCGGGCCGGATACCGCGCCGACATCCGAAGAGATCCGATCTACGCTAAAAAAAGTAGCTAACGTCATCTTGGAAAAAAGTCCGGATATTATTTTGCTTCAGGAAGTGGATGACCGAGCGCGGAGAACTCACGGTGAAAATCAATCGGAACGACTTCTTCCCTTGCTTGGAGATCTGTATCCTTGCCGGGCGGAGGCATTTTACTGGAAGGCGGGGTTCGTTCCACATCCTAAAATTCTCGGGTCCGTGGGAATGAAGCTCGTAACTCTGAGTAAATACAAAATCAGCACTGCCATTCGCCATCAATTGCCGCTTGCCGAGCTGGATCCGATTAGCAATCAATTCCAATTAAAGCGGGCGGTCTTACAAGTCGATTTACCGATTACGGAAGGCGGTAAATTCGTAGCATTGAATACCCATTTGGATGCGTTTTCGATGGGAACGGATACCATGCAAAAGCAAGTGAACTTTCTCGCAGGACTATTATCCCGATTGGACGAAGAGAAGGCCGATTGGGTTTTAGGGGGAGATTTTAATCTACTGCCTCCCGGATTCAAGCGATCCTCTTTGCACCCGAACGGAGCTTTCTATTATAGTGATGACGAGGAAATAAAACCTCTTTTTGATAAATGGTCGTCGGGAGCAACGCCGGAAGAATTGAACGGGTCCGATAAGGAAAAATTTTTCACCTATTATCCGAACGATCCGTTGATTGCAAAGCCGGATAGGACGATCGATTATATTTTCTTTTCCAAGGGATTGGTTAAGATTTTCTATTCCGTGATTCGATCGGGAGATGCTGCCGAGGCCAGCGATCATTTTCCGTTGGAAGCCGTATTTCGATTTATCGAATGA
- a CDS encoding adenylate/guanylate cyclase domain-containing protein, which produces MEKNDSQKEIKTFFEHEYQLLSDAQSFLSNSSSKEQAKDKLRALSDSYESLLKQSSKIMRIGDSTQHRLLKTQEALTNSNIMLESAYMDLKLVTEVGRIITSSLEPKVIIQSVFENTKSMVPMDILAFGIYEEDKHAIKYKFCVIDGRYTPAPSVDSLDEDNPSSFCFKEGSELISLDIDKDYPQYVDEIRKHFGENTKSAVYLPLKVEERFIGILTVHSYEKNAFAPNQLNILRTLANYVAIGVDNADAYRALSKRNRELKESLEKIEVLNKGIEEERQKSENLLLNILPRSIADRLKGGEGVIADYFSSSTVLFADIVGFSKLTTKIATPTRLVEILNRIFTEFDGIADKYRLEKIKTIGDCYMMAGGIPVPDQDHADKTAQAALEMLDRLERLKPDLEYEFNVRIGLHTGEVVAGVIGKNKFVYDLWGDSVNTASRMESHGSTGRIHVSESVYLTLKDKYDFEDRGTIEVKGKGAMHTYFLLGKK; this is translated from the coding sequence ATGGAAAAAAACGATTCGCAAAAGGAAATCAAAACCTTCTTCGAACATGAGTACCAACTCCTGTCCGATGCCCAATCTTTTCTAAGTAATTCTTCCAGCAAAGAGCAGGCTAAGGATAAATTACGCGCTCTCTCCGATTCGTACGAATCCCTACTCAAACAATCTTCCAAGATTATGAGAATAGGAGATTCCACTCAACATAGGTTACTTAAAACTCAGGAAGCACTTACGAATTCCAACATAATGTTGGAATCCGCATACATGGACCTAAAGTTGGTCACCGAAGTCGGCAGAATCATCACTTCTTCCCTCGAGCCGAAAGTCATCATCCAATCCGTATTTGAAAACACCAAATCGATGGTTCCGATGGATATCCTCGCGTTCGGAATTTACGAAGAAGATAAACACGCAATCAAGTATAAGTTTTGTGTAATCGACGGAAGATACACGCCCGCCCCTTCGGTTGATTCCCTAGATGAAGACAACCCTTCTTCCTTTTGTTTTAAGGAAGGTTCCGAATTAATATCGCTGGATATAGACAAGGATTATCCCCAGTACGTCGACGAAATCCGCAAGCATTTCGGGGAAAATACCAAATCCGCGGTTTATCTTCCGTTGAAAGTCGAAGAACGCTTCATAGGAATACTTACCGTTCATAGTTATGAGAAAAACGCCTTCGCTCCGAACCAATTGAATATTCTGAGAACCCTGGCCAACTACGTGGCAATCGGGGTGGATAATGCGGACGCTTATCGCGCCCTTTCCAAACGAAACAGAGAGCTAAAAGAATCTTTGGAAAAGATCGAAGTCTTAAACAAAGGTATCGAAGAGGAACGGCAAAAATCCGAAAACCTTCTACTAAACATTCTGCCTCGCAGTATTGCGGACCGTCTGAAAGGAGGGGAAGGAGTCATAGCGGATTATTTCTCCTCCTCTACGGTGCTTTTCGCTGACATCGTGGGGTTTTCGAAACTGACCACCAAGATCGCGACACCTACGAGATTAGTCGAGATTTTGAATCGAATCTTTACCGAATTCGACGGAATCGCGGATAAATACCGGCTCGAAAAAATTAAGACGATCGGTGATTGCTATATGATGGCAGGAGGCATCCCGGTGCCGGACCAAGACCATGCCGATAAAACGGCCCAGGCCGCCTTAGAGATGCTGGATCGGCTGGAAAGACTGAAACCCGATTTGGAATACGAATTCAACGTACGGATCGGACTTCATACAGGGGAAGTCGTCGCCGGCGTGATCGGTAAAAATAAATTCGTGTACGATCTTTGGGGAGACTCGGTGAATACCGCCTCGAGAATGGAATCCCACGGATCGACCGGCAGAATCCATGTCTCCGAATCCGTCTATCTGACTCTAAAAGATAAGTACGATTTCGAAGACAGAGGGACCATCGAGGTGAAGGGAAAAGGCGCGATGCATACCTATTTCCTTTTAGGTAAGAAATAG